In Syngnathoides biaculeatus isolate LvHL_M chromosome 5, ASM1980259v1, whole genome shotgun sequence, the following are encoded in one genomic region:
- the ptpn23a gene encoding tyrosine-protein phosphatase non-receptor type 23 gives MEAVPRMPMIWLDLKEAGDFHFSPAVRQFILKNYGENPDNYNEQLKKLDTLRQSAVNVTRDFEGCSTLRKYFGQLHYLQSRVPMATGQEAAVSISWTEIFSGKTVIHDDISYEQACILYNLGALHSMLGAMDNRVSEEGMKVSCTHFQCSAGAFSYLRDHFSHNFSVDMSHQILNLNINLMLGQAQECLLEKSMLDNRKSFLVARISAQVVDYYKEACRALENSETASMLGKIQKDWKKLVQMKIYYFAAIAHLHMGKQAEEQQKYGERLAYLQSSLDKLSEAIKLAKGQPDSVQDALRFTMDVIGGKFNSAKKDNDFIYHESVPSLETLTSVKGAPLVKALPVNPTDPSVTGPDLFAKLVPMAAHEASSLYSEEKAKLLRDVMAKIESKNDTLDQFMDSLGLEPESVDNLDMYNHIPPVLMEKCAALSVRPDTVKSLVHSMQVLSGVFTDVESSLREIRDVLEADEVGERTLQETGAPAEFHPAEQAQLLADIRRDLEKYMEAHEKASFTNTELHRAMNLHISNLRLLGGSLESLRDALPRPQLSEEEVAGLQCMKRILGKVQEMRDQRTTLEKQLRDLIQQDDITSTLVTTERADIKNVFEEQLKKYEQVKVYIDQNLAAQENILKALTEANVQYASVRKGLSQTEQQWTGTVQGLVGSYEAYEDLMKKSQEGKEFYDDLEAKASRLLERVKTLCQARVEERKPIVEREKLKKPPARPTAAKPSLKPRSQDEDSSLEDPELAQINAAILALREDQPAELRSLPPDIPSLPTSAGHLPGPEVVLPPGANLGGGSSLSWPGSSAAGLPRFPANLPPPELLARIAHFPTSGTLPAPGPLACRPIPHMAPQMPSQHPTQAAYRPQIPQAVPVCPTPVRPATTTVDSIQAPIPSYTPTPRHPLPPSVSTAYTGLPQMGAYPHFVPQMTQQKQVRAQYPLPVGQPQAPGYQAAPRPLPAPHVPLQAYPHGYMPPQHGVPQQYPQVFPGHMGPQQNGYQAPPHIPQGYQAPQNYAPQQHPQVMPGPIQRSSQGLIPPQNPPLQLSPTSQTVPPVSQPYISHQHLPMPSSAQQLAPHPQMPSGPGGPMPSPSQTNHPALHPQMPPASQPHLLPGSQVHIPRGPIAHIPPTSLAPQHHPLPGHSPMPQPPMSMPSHTQVQAHQTGGVCYPGGPPMMPQQQLAPQLVAPQPPQVSLGIVHSQSSMYPSAPGANVPPSAPMRPPGIVPHGLHPHMPPQHMLQPCPGGPPAGQPPHPPSPSPALSTSPISAPPCLVGPTVPNMSGAVPATLQTPSAVSSPSTSLFERQNSSNHDLLSSSPESQPGGTKSPTNVLQPTKADPQEGERRKKDSQGVLLIQGDPYQSPELVARLHGELERFREQVESLEEPDEGERGLSELDSHWKELQEQQEKDARQLSIAIARCYTMKNRHQDIMPYDLNRVLLQSGKDDYINASYIKDLSPYCPQIIATQAPLTGTAADFWLMVYEQKVSLVVMLVSEQEVEKGKVVRYFPTERGQQLSQGPITLCLTTHKTTATHVERMISLQYREQSLKRTVVHLQFTSWPELGLPDSKSNLLHFIQEVHGHYLHQRPLHTPVVVHCSSGVGRTGAFCLLYAAVQELDAGNGIADLRGLVKKMRQQRKNMLQEKLHLKFCYEAVLKHAEQVLLRHGISVATGSRNASSTASKPYSRQESQQDLVLGADMPISSIQATIAKLSVRPLGELAPEDLDLDDQNDPTISFSPALNSPGEPGHVPEPVATCPGPPLSPPDCPGSPPACLPSPPPNGLDEASPPPETSATPPPPSSLELLASLAPEAFSMDGGGRGKQRVTKQSFLQPAEGQGLHGTRGAESTDPLSSLDPLWSLNKT, from the exons TTTATCTTGAAGAACTACGGGGAGAATCCCGACAACTACAACGAGCAGCTGAAGAAACTGGATACGCTGCGGCAG AGCGCCGTGAACGTAACCAGAGATTTTGAGGGATGCAGCACGTTGAGGAAATACTTCGGTCAGCTTCATTACCTTCAGAGTCGTGTTCCCATGGCAACAGGACAGGAGGCAGCTGTGTCCATCTCATG gACTGAAATCTTCTCCGGTAAAACTGTGATCCATGATGACATCAGCTATGAGCAGGCGTGTATTCTCTACAATCTTG GGGCACTGCACTCCATGTTAGGAGCCATGGACAACCGTGTGTCTGAAGAG GGCATGAAGGTGTCGTGCACGCACTTTCAGTGCTCGGCCGGAGCTTTCTCCTACCTGAGGGACCATTTCAGTCATAACTTCAGCGTGGACATGAGCCACCAGATTCTCAATCTCAACATCAACCTCATGCTG GGTCAGGCTCAGGAGTGTCTTCTAGAGAAATCCATGCTGGACAACAGGAAGAGTTTCCTGGTGGCTCGCATCAGTGCTCAG GTGGTGGATTACTACAAGGAAGCCTGCAGGGCTCTGGAGAACTCGGAGACGGCTTCCATGCTGGGAAAGATCCAGAAGGACTGGAAGAAGCTTGTCCAGATGAAGATCTACTACTTCGCCGCCATCGCGCAC CTCCACATGGGTAAACAAGCCGAAGAGCAGCAGAAGTACGGCGAGCGG CTCGCGTACCTTCAAAGCTCATTGGACAAATTGTCTGAGGCCATCAAGCTGGCAAAG GGTCAGCCCGACAGTGTCCAGGATGCCCTGAGATTCACCATGGATGTCATTGGTGGCAA ATTCAACTCTGCAAAGAAGGACAATGACTTCATCTATCACGAGTCGGTTCCTTCTCTGGAAACGTTGACGTCTGTCAAAG GTGCGCCCCTGGTCAAAGCCCTCCCCGTCAACCCCACAGACCCCAGCGTCACCGGACCGGACCTATTTGCCAAGCTGGTGCCGATGGCAGCCCACGAAGCCTCGTCGCTCTACAG CGAGGAGAAAGCCAAGCTTCTGAGAGACGTCATGGCCAAGATCGAAAGCAAGAACGACACACTGGA TCAGTTCATGGACTCTTTGGGTTTGGAGCCAGAGTCCGTAGACAACCTGGATATGTACAACCACATCCCACCGGTCCTGATGGAGAAGTGCGCCGCTCTCAGTGTGCGGCCCGACACCGTCAAGAGCCTCGTTCATTCCATGCAAG TTCTCTCCGGCGTCTTCACCGACGTGGAGTCATCCCTGCGAGAGATCAGAGATGTTTTGGAGGCAGACGAGGTGGGCGAGCGGACCCTTCAGGAAACCGGTGCCCCGGCTGAGTTCCACCCTGCAGAACAGGCTCAGCTTCTGGCAGACATCCGAAGGGACCTGGAGAAATACATGGAGGCCCACGAGAAGGCCAGCTTTACCAACACAGAACTCCACCGGGCCATGAACCTGCACATCAGCAACCTACGTCTCCTGGGCGGATCCTTGGAGAGTCTGAGAGATGCCCTACCCCGCCCACAACTCAGCGAAG AGGAAGTCGCTGGGCTGCAATGCATGAAGCGCATCCTGGGGAAGGTTCAAGAAATGAGGGACCAGAGAACCACATTGGAGAAACAATTGCGGGACCTCATCCAGCAGGATGACATTACGTCCACCCTGGTCACCACGGAGAGAGCTGACATAAAG AACGTGTTTGAGGAGCAGCTGAAGAAGTACGAGCAGGTGAAGGTCTATATTGACCAGAACCTGGCAGCTCAGGAGAACATTCTGAAAGCTCTGACCGAAGCCAACGTTCAGTACGCATCGGTCCGCAAGGGCCTGAGCCAGACGGAGCAGCAATGGACCGGCACCGTACAGGGATTGGTGGGATCCTACGAGGCCTACGAGGACCTGATGAAAAAGTCACAGGAGGGGAAGGAGTTCTATGATGACCTGGAGGCTAAAGCGTCGCGTCTACTGGAGAGAGTAAAGACATTGTGTCAGGCGAGGGTGGAAGAGAGGAAGCCCATCGTTGAAAG AGAGAAACTAAAGAAACCTCCAGCGAGACCCACAGCAGCAAAGCCGTCCTTGAAGCCAAGATCTCAGGATGAAGACTCTAGTCTGGAAGATCCAGAGTTAGCCCAAATTAATGCCGCTATCTTAGCTTTACGAGAAGACCAGCCAGCTGAGCTTCGCAGCCTCCCGCCCGACATTCCTTCTCTTCCCACCTCTGCGGGTCATCTGCCAGGTCCGGAGGTCGTCCTCCCCCCAGGTGCAAATCTGGGCGGCGGCAGCTCATTGTCTTGGCCCGGTTCTTCGGCTGCCGGTCTTCCTCGCTTCCCGGCCAATCTCCCGCCACCGGAGCTTCTGGCTCGAATCGCTCATTTTCCTACATCTGGCACGCTGCCGGCACCAGGACCTTTGGCATGCAGGCCCATTCCTCATATGGCTCCTCAGATGCCTTCACAACACCCTACACAGGCAGCTTACAGGCCTCAAATCCCTCAGGCGGTTCCGGTTTGTCCTACTCCAGTCCGACCGGCAACCACCACCGTGGACAGCATTCAAGCCCCTATACCCAGCTACACTCCGACACCTCGCCACCCTCTCCCACCTTCGGTTTCTACTGCCTACACCGGACTCCCACAAATGGGTGCCTACCCTCACTTTGTGCCCCAAATGACACAGCAGAAGCAGGTGCGAGCTCAGTACCCATTACCTGTGGGGCAGCCCCAGGCCCCAGGCTACCAAGCTGCACCGAGACCCCTTCCTGCCCCTCACGTTCCACTGCAGGCCTACCCTCATGGATACATGCCTCCGCAGCACGGCGTCCCTCAACAGTACCCTCAGGTTTTCCCTGGTCATATGGGACCACAGCAGAACGGCTACCAGGCTCCGCCTCACATACCCCAGGGTTACCAGGCCCCTCAGAACTACGCTCCCCAGCAGCACCCTCAGGTGATGCCAGGCCCGATACAAAGATCGTCTCAGGGCCTTATTCCTCCACAAAATCCTCCCCTCCAACTCTCCCCAACATCTCAGACTGTGCCACCCGTTTCTCAACCTTATATCTCTCACCAACACCTCCCAATGCCCTCCAGTGCCCAGCAACTGGCACCGCATCCCCAAATGCCAAGTGGCCCTGGAGGGCCAATGCCTTCTCCCAGCCAGACAAACCACCCAGCACTTCACCCACAGATGCCTCCTGCTTCACAACCTCATTTGCTTCCTGGTTCTCAGGTCCATATTCCAAGGGGTCCTATCGCCCACATCCCGCCCACCTCCCTCGCCCCGCAGCACCACCCCCTTCCTGGACATTCTCCCATGCCACAACCGCCTATGTCCATGCCCAGTCACACCCAAGTCCAAGCCCACCAAACTGGGGGCGTTTGCTACCCTGGAGGACCCCCCATGATGCCGCAGCAGCAACTGGCACCACAGCTCGTTGCCCCGCAACCGCCTCAGGTCTCCCTTGGCATCGTCCACTCACAGTCTTCTATGTACCCATCAGCTCCAGGAGCTAATGTGCCCCCAAGTGCCCCAATGAGACCCCCTGGCATTGTCCCACATGGTCTACATCCTCACATGCCCCCACAGCACATGCTTCAACCCTGTCCTGGAGGTCCACCGGCAGGACAACCACCCCATCCTCCCTCTCCTTCTCCTGCCTTGTCTACATCCCCCATTTCTGCCCCCCCATGTCTGGTTGGACCCACAGTCCCTAACATGAGCGGTGCAGTTCCAGCAACCCTTCAGACTCCCTCAGCTGTTTCTTCTCCTTCCACTTCTCTGTTTGAGCGTCAGAACTCCAGCAACCACGACCTCCTCTCCTCCAGTCCTGAGAGCCAGCCCGGGGGCACGAAGTCCCCCACCAATGTCCTCCAGCCCACCAAAGCAGACCCTCAGGAGGGGGAGCGTCGCAAGAAGGACTCCCAGGGTGTCCTTCTTATCCAAGGCGATCCGTACCAATCTCCGGAGCTCGTGGCCCGGCTCCACGGTGAACTGGAACGTTTCCGCGAGCAGGTCGAGTCCCTGGAGGAGCCTGATGAGGGCGAGAGGGGGCTGTCTGAGTTGGATTCACACTGGAAGGAGCTCCAGGAACAGCAGGAGAAAGACGCCCGGCAGCTGTCAATCGCCATCGCCCGCTGCTACACCATGAAGAACCGGCATCAGGACATCATGCCCTACGATCTCAACCGCGTGCTGCTGCAGTCGGGCAAAGATGACTACATCAACGCCAGCTACATTAAGGACCTGTCTCCATACTGCCCGCAAATCATTGCCACGCAGGCACCGCTCACCGGCACCGCTGCAGACTTCTGGTTAATGGTCTACGAGCAGAAGGTCTCCTTGGTGGTCATGCTGGTGTCAGAGCAGGAAGTGGAAAAG GGAAAAGTGGTGCGCTACTTCCCAACGGAACGTGGCCAGCAGCTGTCTCAGGGTCCCATCACGCTCTGCTTGACCACGCACAAGACCACGGCCACCCACGTCGAGCGCATGATCAGCTTGCAGTACCGTGAGCAGAGCCTGAAGCGCACCGTGGTCCACCTGCAGTTCACTTCTTGGCCAGAACT GGGGCTCCCTGACAGCAAGAGCAACCTCCTGCACTTTATCCAGGAGGTCCACGGACACTACCTGCACCAGAGACCCTTACACACTCCTGTGGTGGTCCACTGCAG CTCTGGTGTGGGTCGCACTGGCGCATTTTGTCTGCTCTACGCAGCAGTGCAGGAACTGGATGCGGGGAACGGCATTGCAGACTTGCGAGGTCTGGTGAAGAAAATGCGGCAGCAGAGGAAGAATATGCTGCAAGAGAAG CtgcacctcaagttctgctacGAGGCCGTGTTAAAGCATGCAGAGCAGGTCCTGCTGCGACATGGCATCTCTGTGGCAACCGGGAGCAGGAACGCCTCCTCTACCGCCTCCAAG CCATACTCCCGCCAGGAGTCCCAGCAGGATCTGGTTTTGGGTGCCGACATGCCCATCAGCTCCATACAGGCCACCATCGCCAAGCTCAGCGTTCGCCCCCTCGGCGAACTGGCCCCAGAGGACCTGGACCTGGACGATCAGAATGATCCGACCATCTCCTTTTCGCCGGCCCTCAACTCGCCGGGTGAACCTGGCCACGTTCCGGAGCCTGTCGCCACCTGCCCGGGCCCGCCCCTGTCACCTCCCGACTGCCCGGGGTCACCGCCCGCCTGTCTGCCCTCGCCGCCGCCCAACGGTCTCGATGAGGCGTCCCCGCCGCCGGAGACTTCGGCCACCCCTCCGCCGCCTTCCTCCTTAGAGCTGCTGGCGTCGTTGGCACCCGAGGCTTTCTCGATGGATGGCGGCGGGCGAGGGAAACAGCGGGTGACCAAGCAGAGCTTCCTGCAGCCGGCGGAGGGCCAGGGTCTCCACGGGACCAGGGGAGCTGAGAGCACAGACCCGCTCAGCAGCCTGGACCCCCTGTGGAGCCTCAAcaagacctaa